Proteins encoded together in one Acanthopagrus latus isolate v.2019 chromosome 19, fAcaLat1.1, whole genome shotgun sequence window:
- the c1ql3a gene encoding complement C1q-like protein 3, giving the protein MVLVLVILIPVLVNSAGSAAHYEMLGTCRMVCDPYGTKSPTSTATADTVRDNSLVQSLPTFIQGPKGEPGRPGKAGPRGPPGEPGPPGPAGPPGEKGEPGRSGLPGLPGPSAAAGAISAATYSTVPKIAFYAGLKKQHEGYEVLKFDDVVTNLGNHYDPTTGKFTCSIPGIYFFTYHVLMRGGDGTSMWADLCKNNQVRASAIAQDADQNYDYASNSAVLHLEPGDEVYIKLDGGKAHGGNNNKYSTFSGFIIYAD; this is encoded by the exons ATGGTTCTAGTTTTGGTAATCCTCATCCCGGTTCTGGTCAACTCAGCAGGGTCTGCGGCGCACTACGAGATGCTCGGTACTTGTAGGATGGTATGCGACCCATATGGCACCAAATCTCCGACCAGCACCGCCACGGCGGACACGGTCCGAGACAACAGCCTCGTCCAGTCTCTACCCACTTTTATCCAAGGTCCGAAAGGGGAACCAGGTCGTCCAGGGAAGGCAGGTCCAAGGGGACCTCCCGGTGAGCCGGGACCGCCTGGTCCAGCGGGGCCACCTGGAGAGAAAGGTGAGCCAGGCAGATCTGGTTTACCAGGACTCCCGGGACCCAGCGCTGCTGCCGGCGCAATAAGCGCGGCCACTTACAGCACCGTCCCCAAGATCGCCTTTTACGCAGGGCTGAAAAAACAACACGAGGGCTACGAGGTGCTCAAGTTCGACGACGTGGTGACCAACCTGGGAAACCACTATGACCCGACCACCGGAAAGTTCACGTGCTCCATCCCCGGAATTTATTTCTTCACTTACCACGTCCTGATGCGCGGAGGGGACGGCACCAGCATGTGGGCTGACCTGTGCAAAAACAACCAG GTACGTGCCAGTGCCATAGCCCAGGATGCGGACCAGAACTATGACTATGCCAGTAACAGCGCTGTGCTGCATCTAGAGCCAGGAGATGAAGTCTACATTAAACTAGATGGAGGCAAAGCTCATggaggcaacaacaacaagtacaGCACCTTCTCCGGATTCATCATCTATGCTGACTAG